The Ziziphus jujuba cultivar Dongzao chromosome 7, ASM3175591v1 genome includes a region encoding these proteins:
- the LOC107424346 gene encoding serine/threonine-protein phosphatase 7 produces MPSQVGSDATESSPSATGGGTITCSEENQSHSTSSMSPEVEIPLSWPPDGGLTLEWIQNLMSTFDWSSRNVAPSEFSTVLPVQVFDSLVLCASKLLHKEPNCLRIDPCESESSVVVVGDLHGQLHDLLFLLGDAGFPSQNRIFIFNGDYVDRGAWGLETFLLLLACKVFMPQKIFLLRGNHESKYCTSVYGFEKEVLTKYGDKGKHVYRKCLGCFEGLPLTTIIAGRVYTAHGGLFRSVTVTPSKRHKGKKNRRLSFNAESTALSLGTLDELSKARRSVLDPPWEGLNLIPGDVLWSDPSMNLGLSPNKERGIGLLWGPDCTEDFLKKYDLKLIIRSHEGPDAREKRPNFGGMDEGYTIDHVVESGKLITVFSAPDYPQFQATNDRYKNKGAYIVLEPPDFDNPVFHSFAAVTPRPKVNAYYDYEDVIDSDEELDLASMATDH; encoded by the exons ATGCCATCTCAAGTGGGGTCAGATGCAACGGAATCATCCCCTTCGGCTACCGGAGGCGGTACTATCACTTGCTCTGAAGAAAACCAATCTCATTCCACATCTTCAATGTCACCAGAAGTAGAAATACCGCTCTCATGGCCACCCGATGGCGGCCTCACACTGGAATGGATTCAGAATTTGATGTCCACATTTGACTGGTCTTCTAGAAATGTGGCTCCTTCTGAATTCTCAACTGTGCTTCCAGTTCAGGTGTTTGACAGTCTGGTTCTTTGTGCCTCTAAACTCCTCCACAAGGAGCCTAACTGTCTCCGCATTGATCCCTGCGAGTCAGAATCAAGTGTGGTGGTTGTTGGTGATCTTCACGGGCAGTTGCATGATCTTCTATTCCTTCTGGGAGATGCTGGTTTCCCCTCCCAAAATCGTATATTCATATTCAACGGTGATTATGTTGATAGGGGAGCTTGGGGTCTAGAGACGTTTTTGCTGTTATTGGCGTGCAAA GTCTTCATGCCGCAGAAAATTTTTCTTCTCCGTGGAAACCATGAATCTAAATACTGTACTTCTGTCTATGGCTTTGAAAAGGAGGTATTGACAAAATATGGAGACAAAGGTAAGCATGTCTACCGGAAATGTCTTGGATGTTTTGAAGGACTTCCTTTGACAACTATTATAGCTGGACGTGTATATACCGCTCATGGAGGACTTTTCCGCAGTGTAACTGTAACACCCTCAAAGAGACATAAAGGAAAGAAGAATCGTAGGCTAAGTTTCAATGCTGAATCAACCGCCTTATCACTTGGTACTTTGGACGAGTTGTCTAAAGCTCGAAGATCAGTTCTTGATCCTCCTTGGGAAGGTTTGAACTTGATTCCTGGTGATGTACTATGGTCGGATCCATCAATGAATCTTGGTCTTTCTCCAAATAAAGAGAGAGGTATTGGTCTACTTTGGGGTCCAGATTGCACAGAggattttttgaagaaatacGATCTCAAG TTGATTATCAGATCACATGAGGGCCCTGATGCAAGGGAGAAAAGACCTAACTTTGGAGGAATGGACGAAGGGTACACCATAGACCATGTTGTGGAGTCAGGGAAACTAATTACCGTGTTCAGTGCTCCGGACTATCCACAGTTTCAG GCAACAAATGATAGATACAAAAACAAAGGCGCATACATTGTTTTAGAACCACCTGATTTCGATAATCCTGTATTCCATTCTTTTGCAGCAGTGACTCCAAGGCCTAAG GTAAACGCCTATTATGATTATGAAGATGTGATTGATTCTGATGAAGAGTTGGACTTGGCATCGATGGCCACTGATCATTGA